A DNA window from Christiangramia salexigens contains the following coding sequences:
- the folK gene encoding 2-amino-4-hydroxy-6-hydroxymethyldihydropteridine diphosphokinase, with translation MRSPRTVILALGSNLGDRLDFMQKALQKIHEEIGWIQDVSRIYETPAWGFDGNPFLNACISVNTRFEPEFVLQKLLAIETGLGRERNESDNYRNRTIDLDILFYENEIIVSKELQIPHKGIEKRKFVLLPLLDIAGSMKHPVSGKKISRLLEETGDDSEISRTEYKLNKASRDFKFPKCNYIAVEGNIGAGKTSFSTMISEDFNAKLILERFKDNPFLPKFYENKDRYAFPLEMSFLADRYQQLSDDLAQYDLFKDFVISDYDVFKSLIFAKITLHEDEYSLYHKLFHLMYKELVKPELYIYLYQNTDRLLENIRKRGRDYEQNIQPDYLMEINKSYLNFIKSQNNMKVQVIDISGLDFVNNRKDYIYLLEEIDSHI, from the coding sequence TTGAGATCCCCACGAACAGTAATACTAGCGCTAGGAAGCAATCTTGGTGACCGGCTGGATTTTATGCAAAAAGCTTTGCAAAAGATCCATGAAGAAATAGGTTGGATTCAGGATGTTTCCAGGATCTACGAAACTCCGGCCTGGGGTTTTGATGGCAATCCATTTTTAAATGCCTGTATCTCGGTAAACACGCGTTTTGAACCGGAATTTGTGCTTCAGAAATTACTGGCTATAGAAACCGGTTTGGGAAGAGAAAGAAATGAATCTGATAATTACCGAAACAGAACCATAGATCTTGATATTCTATTCTATGAGAATGAGATCATAGTTTCTAAGGAGCTTCAAATTCCGCATAAGGGGATAGAGAAAAGAAAATTTGTGCTATTACCTCTTTTGGATATTGCAGGATCCATGAAACATCCTGTTTCTGGTAAGAAAATTAGCCGTTTGCTGGAGGAGACCGGGGACGATTCAGAAATATCTCGCACGGAATATAAGCTGAACAAAGCCTCCCGCGATTTTAAATTTCCAAAATGCAATTATATCGCGGTAGAGGGGAATATAGGAGCGGGGAAGACGAGTTTCTCTACGATGATCTCAGAAGATTTTAATGCGAAGCTCATCCTGGAGCGATTTAAGGATAATCCATTTCTTCCTAAGTTCTACGAGAATAAGGACAGATATGCATTTCCACTGGAAATGTCGTTTCTGGCAGATCGTTATCAGCAGTTATCAGATGACCTGGCTCAATATGATCTTTTTAAAGATTTTGTGATCTCAGATTACGATGTGTTCAAATCCCTGATCTTTGCCAAGATCACACTTCATGAAGACGAATACTCCTTATATCATAAGCTGTTTCATTTAATGTATAAGGAACTGGTTAAACCAGAACTTTATATTTACCTGTATCAAAATACCGATAGATTGCTGGAAAATATCAGGAAGCGGGGCAGGGATTATGAGCAGAACATTCAGCCCGATTACCTGATGGAGATCAATAAGAGCTATCTTAATTTCATCAAGTCACAAAACAATATGAAGGTACAGGTGATAGATATCTCCGGACTTGATTTTGTAAATAATAGAAAGGATTATATATATCTGCTTGAGGAGATAGATTCTCATATATAA
- a CDS encoding queuosine precursor transporter, which yields MVLSALFIASLVVSNLIFQKFFYWDFFGIHTFEISVGILPYPITFLITDIISEVYGKKKANQVVTTGIFASFFSLLIIYVADAVPATSWSPIDDSLFEKVFGATAIAVFASMVAYLLAQYIDIHIFHFWKRLTKGKHLWLRNNFSTFLSQFVDTFSVLFLLCSFGKLDWKLFGGLLLSGFLFKVMIAALDTPLLYAAVYGLRRIFNLKQAEEISFD from the coding sequence ATGGTTTTAAGTGCATTGTTCATAGCATCACTTGTTGTATCCAACCTCATCTTTCAAAAGTTCTTTTACTGGGATTTTTTCGGGATACATACTTTTGAAATTTCAGTGGGGATCCTGCCCTATCCTATCACTTTTTTGATCACAGATATTATTAGTGAGGTATATGGCAAGAAAAAAGCAAATCAGGTGGTAACCACTGGGATCTTTGCTTCATTCTTTTCACTTTTAATTATTTATGTGGCAGATGCCGTACCGGCCACAAGCTGGTCTCCAATTGATGATTCGTTATTTGAAAAGGTGTTTGGAGCTACCGCCATCGCCGTATTTGCTTCTATGGTTGCCTATTTGCTTGCACAGTATATAGACATTCATATATTCCACTTCTGGAAAAGACTTACAAAGGGTAAACACCTGTGGTTGCGAAACAATTTTTCGACATTCCTGTCCCAGTTTGTCGACACCTTTTCGGTCCTGTTTTTGCTATGTAGTTTTGGAAAGCTGGACTGGAAATTATTCGGAGGACTATTACTGAGCGGATTCCTGTTCAAGGTAATGATTGCCGCTTTGGACACACCATTACTTTATGCCGCAGTTTATGGATTAAGAAGAATTTTTAATCTAAAACAAGCAGAAGAAATAAGTTTTGACTGA
- a CDS encoding AsmA-like C-terminal region-containing protein, producing MKKALKIFGFIIISIIVILIAGPFIFESQLKDLLKKTVNENLNARVEFSDVDLSFFRSFPQATLSIEDLSIINNQPFEGDTLAIGKEVILEMSVKELFKGSGEPKRIDELILNEAFINIKIDSLGNANYDIAKEDTSTTSEGNSGFSLDLKHYEVNNSRVKYLDEQAKIALDVKELNHSGTGDFSLEESKLETHSEALVSLDYDGVNYLDSHKLSLEALLGINLKTNKYTFLENQAMVNELPLVFDGFFQVEEDHNYMDLSFKTPSSDFKNFLAVIPGTYRKNIENVNTTGDFIVNGMIFGKADDLNIPKMDISITSNNASFKYPELPKAVQDINLDLKILNDTGIAEETYININQASFRIDEDRFTTSGKLSNITENMLVDLAVKGRVNLANLSKAYPFKMEQDLNGMLTADLSMNFDMNSIEKEQYQNVNSKGTANIKNFSYKSPEIPNEVKIANADLNFNQGNVRVPDLKLTTGKTDLQASGNLENLIGFLFTDQLLKGSFKVESNTFSVNDFMIAETKKETSGSKEQDVPVASGNKAIKIPSFLDVRLDFKAATVLYDNLTLKNATGVLLTENETAKLQNISTNIFNGSIGLNGLVSTKDETPFFEMVLDLNSLDIASSFNGLELMQGLAPIAKAIEGKLQSSVNLKGKLNNDLTPQLNSLVGNALAELLTAEINPAKAALLSKLDSQLDFINLKDIDLSKLKTQLKFKDGMVELSPFTFNFKGIKAQVSGSHSFDMAMNYDLLLDVPAKYLGSEVGGALGKLSGENIQEMMVALPIGITGNFQSPQIKLNMQQAVNNLTQKIVQQQKADLQQKGLKAINDILQGKRDPKEPFVKDSTATGTQTKKDSTGTKIPTKKDSINRSQQEQVQNAAKNILGGIMKNAAKKPDTTKKNN from the coding sequence ATGAAAAAAGCATTAAAAATATTTGGATTTATTATCATCAGCATTATTGTGATCCTTATCGCAGGACCTTTTATTTTTGAATCACAATTAAAAGATCTTCTCAAAAAGACCGTAAATGAGAATCTAAATGCCAGGGTTGAATTTAGTGATGTGGATCTCAGTTTTTTCAGGAGTTTTCCTCAGGCCACATTGAGCATAGAGGACCTTAGCATTATTAATAATCAACCTTTTGAAGGTGATACACTTGCCATTGGAAAAGAAGTGATCCTGGAAATGTCTGTCAAGGAATTATTCAAAGGCAGCGGAGAACCTAAAAGAATTGATGAACTTATCCTTAACGAAGCTTTTATAAACATAAAAATAGATTCTCTGGGCAATGCTAATTACGACATTGCGAAAGAAGACACTTCAACGACTTCAGAAGGAAATTCAGGCTTTAGCCTGGACCTAAAACATTATGAGGTTAATAACTCCAGAGTTAAATACCTGGATGAACAGGCTAAAATAGCCCTCGATGTAAAAGAACTGAATCATAGTGGAACCGGAGATTTCTCACTGGAGGAATCCAAGTTGGAAACTCATTCTGAAGCACTGGTTTCGCTGGATTATGACGGAGTGAATTATTTGGATTCCCATAAATTAAGCCTGGAGGCTTTGCTTGGCATTAACCTTAAGACCAATAAATATACCTTCCTGGAAAACCAGGCGATGGTAAATGAATTGCCTCTTGTATTTGATGGTTTTTTTCAGGTGGAAGAGGATCATAACTATATGGACCTGAGTTTTAAAACGCCTTCATCAGATTTTAAAAACTTTCTGGCCGTAATTCCCGGAACTTATAGAAAAAACATCGAAAATGTAAATACTACGGGAGATTTTATTGTGAACGGAATGATCTTTGGCAAAGCCGATGATCTGAATATTCCTAAGATGGATATTAGCATCACTTCAAATAATGCTTCCTTCAAATATCCTGAGCTTCCTAAAGCTGTACAGGACATTAACCTGGATCTTAAAATATTGAATGACACCGGTATTGCCGAAGAAACCTATATCAACATAAATCAGGCGAGTTTCAGGATTGATGAAGACAGGTTTACCACCTCAGGAAAGCTGAGCAATATCACCGAAAATATGCTGGTGGATCTTGCCGTTAAAGGAAGAGTGAATCTCGCAAACCTCAGCAAGGCCTATCCTTTTAAAATGGAGCAGGATCTTAACGGGATGCTAACCGCAGACCTGAGTATGAATTTTGATATGAACTCCATCGAAAAAGAGCAATATCAGAATGTGAACAGTAAGGGAACGGCGAATATTAAGAATTTCAGCTATAAGTCTCCGGAGATCCCAAATGAGGTTAAGATAGCCAATGCAGATCTCAACTTTAATCAGGGGAACGTAAGGGTGCCGGACCTAAAATTAACCACAGGTAAAACAGACCTTCAGGCTTCAGGAAACCTGGAAAACCTGATAGGTTTCTTATTTACAGATCAGTTGCTAAAAGGTAGCTTTAAGGTTGAATCCAATACTTTCTCGGTCAATGATTTTATGATCGCAGAAACCAAAAAAGAGACTTCCGGGTCCAAGGAACAGGATGTTCCAGTTGCTTCCGGCAATAAGGCCATAAAGATCCCATCCTTTTTGGATGTTAGACTGGATTTTAAAGCCGCGACCGTACTCTACGATAATCTTACTCTTAAAAATGCCACCGGAGTACTTCTTACAGAAAATGAAACAGCTAAACTTCAGAACATTTCCACCAATATTTTTAATGGTAGCATTGGCTTGAATGGTCTTGTTTCTACAAAAGATGAAACTCCGTTTTTCGAAATGGTTCTGGATCTTAATTCCCTGGATATAGCCTCATCTTTTAATGGCCTGGAGCTTATGCAGGGTCTTGCTCCTATCGCCAAAGCGATCGAAGGAAAACTGCAATCCAGTGTAAATCTAAAAGGTAAGCTTAATAATGATCTTACGCCGCAGTTAAATAGTCTTGTTGGAAATGCGCTGGCAGAGCTCTTAACTGCCGAAATCAATCCAGCCAAGGCAGCTTTGCTTTCAAAACTGGATTCTCAGCTGGATTTTATTAACCTTAAGGATATAGACCTCAGCAAGCTAAAGACCCAGCTTAAATTTAAAGACGGGATGGTAGAATTGAGCCCTTTTACATTCAATTTTAAAGGTATCAAAGCTCAGGTTTCCGGTTCTCATAGTTTTGATATGGCGATGAATTATGATCTTTTGCTGGATGTACCTGCAAAATATCTTGGATCTGAAGTGGGCGGAGCCTTAGGAAAGCTGAGTGGTGAAAACATTCAGGAGATGATGGTTGCTTTGCCAATAGGTATTACCGGAAACTTTCAGAGCCCTCAGATCAAGCTCAACATGCAGCAGGCGGTAAATAATCTCACTCAAAAGATCGTACAGCAACAAAAAGCAGATCTGCAGCAAAAAGGCCTAAAGGCCATCAATGATATTTTGCAAGGCAAACGAGATCCTAAAGAGCCATTTGTAAAAGATTCAACCGCCACCGGTACTCAAACCAAGAAAGATTCTACGGGAACCAAAATCCCTACAAAGAAAGATTCCATCAATAGATCACAGCAGGAACAGGTTCAGAATGCCGCCAAAAATATTTTAGGAGGGATCATGAAAAATGCCGCTAAGAAACCGGATACAACTAAAAAGAATAATTAG
- a CDS encoding DUF2797 domain-containing protein: MRYEGVLTKMRTEITDEVQYYMNWENDFINLNQILGKKISINFLKYECLNCHLEKKIFRQGFCYDCFSSIPQAGDWVINPELSKAHLDIEDRDLEFEKRSQLQPHVVYLANSSDVKVGVTRRSQIPTRWIDQGAHEAIEIVEVPNRYLAGITEVALKDYVSDKTNWRKMLTNDVLDLDLAEEREKLKAHIPEEAQEYYLASNKETEINFPVRQYPKKVKTLNLGKTPFYEGVLKGVKAQYLIFEDGTVFNVRGHEGFVIEINIGV, translated from the coding sequence ATGAGATACGAAGGGGTTCTAACCAAGATGAGGACAGAAATTACCGATGAAGTGCAATATTACATGAATTGGGAAAACGATTTTATCAACCTTAATCAGATCCTTGGGAAAAAGATAAGTATCAATTTTTTGAAATATGAATGCCTGAATTGTCATCTTGAAAAAAAGATCTTTAGGCAGGGCTTTTGCTATGATTGCTTCAGCTCTATTCCACAAGCCGGGGACTGGGTAATAAACCCGGAACTCAGTAAAGCACATCTGGATATCGAAGACCGTGACCTGGAATTTGAAAAACGATCCCAGTTGCAACCGCATGTGGTATATTTAGCCAATTCCAGCGATGTAAAAGTAGGCGTGACCAGAAGATCACAGATCCCAACCCGATGGATAGATCAGGGGGCTCATGAGGCGATAGAAATTGTGGAGGTTCCCAATAGATATCTTGCGGGAATTACTGAGGTGGCCCTTAAAGACTATGTTTCAGACAAGACCAACTGGCGAAAAATGCTAACCAATGATGTTCTGGACCTGGATCTTGCTGAAGAACGCGAAAAGTTAAAAGCTCATATTCCGGAGGAGGCTCAGGAGTACTATCTGGCCAGCAATAAAGAAACCGAAATAAATTTCCCGGTAAGACAATATCCCAAAAAAGTGAAAACCCTTAATCTGGGAAAAACACCTTTCTATGAAGGCGTTCTAAAAGGCGTCAAGGCACAGTATCTCATTTTTGAAGATGGTACAGTCTTCAATGTAAGAGGCCACGAAGGATTTGTGATAGAGATAAACATCGGCGTTTAA
- a CDS encoding GH3 auxin-responsive promoter family protein has translation MPIPLVNSIASWFLKKRIHQMELFIKYPNEVQNELLKNLISTAKNTEFGKKYHFHEIDCYETFRQRVPIQNYEDYEACIERSRRGENNLFWPTPIKWFAKSSGTTNAKSKFIPVSQDSLEYCHYAAGKDLLCIYLNNNPQSQFFTGKSLRLGGSKELYQENGTSYGDLSAILIDNMPFWAEFSSTPSNEVSLMHDWEVKMQAIVNETIKEKVTSLAGVPSWMLVLLNNVLETTGKENLFEVWPSLEVYFHGGVSFDPYAPQYQKILPKEDFRFYEIYNASEGFFACQDQNDNKDLLLMLDYGIFYEFIPMDQYGKDEEIAIPLSEVEIDKNYAVVITTNAGLWRYKIGDTVRFTSIDPYRIKVSGRTKHHINVFGEELIIENAESALKKVSLVTNCEIIDYTVAPVFMEGKEKGAHEWMIEFKTPPKDFHNFKVQLDLALQEVNSDYEAKRYNNMTLRMPTIHEARENLFYDWLKKNNKVGGQHKVPRLSNSRSYLEELLQMNSLKVS, from the coding sequence ATGCCAATTCCATTAGTCAATTCAATAGCTTCCTGGTTTCTTAAGAAGCGTATTCATCAAATGGAATTATTTATTAAATACCCTAATGAGGTTCAAAATGAACTGCTTAAGAACCTCATATCCACAGCCAAAAACACCGAATTTGGTAAAAAATATCATTTTCATGAGATCGATTGCTACGAAACATTCAGGCAAAGGGTTCCTATTCAAAACTATGAGGATTATGAAGCTTGTATAGAGCGCAGCAGACGTGGAGAGAATAATCTTTTCTGGCCAACACCAATTAAATGGTTTGCTAAATCCAGCGGCACCACCAATGCCAAGAGTAAATTTATCCCTGTAAGTCAGGATTCTCTTGAGTATTGTCACTATGCTGCAGGGAAAGATCTCTTATGTATCTATTTAAATAACAATCCGCAATCGCAATTCTTCACAGGTAAAAGCCTGAGATTAGGAGGAAGCAAGGAACTCTATCAGGAAAATGGAACTTCTTACGGAGATCTTTCGGCAATTCTGATAGATAATATGCCTTTCTGGGCCGAGTTCAGCAGTACTCCAAGCAATGAGGTTTCACTCATGCACGACTGGGAAGTAAAAATGCAGGCGATCGTCAATGAAACCATTAAGGAAAAGGTAACTAGTCTGGCCGGTGTACCAAGCTGGATGCTGGTTCTACTGAACAACGTTCTGGAGACCACCGGAAAAGAAAATCTTTTTGAAGTATGGCCGTCTCTGGAAGTATATTTTCATGGAGGTGTAAGTTTTGACCCTTATGCGCCTCAATACCAAAAGATCCTGCCTAAGGAGGATTTCCGGTTCTATGAGATCTATAATGCATCTGAAGGCTTTTTTGCCTGTCAGGACCAGAATGACAACAAGGACCTTTTACTAATGCTGGATTACGGTATCTTTTACGAATTCATTCCTATGGATCAATATGGTAAAGATGAGGAAATTGCCATCCCTTTAAGCGAGGTGGAAATTGATAAGAACTATGCCGTAGTGATCACGACCAATGCAGGTCTATGGAGATACAAGATCGGGGATACTGTGAGATTCACCAGTATAGATCCATACAGAATAAAGGTGTCGGGACGAACCAAACATCATATCAATGTATTTGGCGAGGAGCTTATCATTGAAAATGCTGAATCTGCGCTTAAGAAAGTATCGCTTGTTACCAACTGTGAGATCATAGATTACACGGTAGCTCCTGTTTTTATGGAAGGCAAGGAAAAAGGAGCACACGAGTGGATGATAGAATTCAAAACGCCACCTAAGGATTTTCATAATTTCAAGGTGCAGCTAGACCTTGCTCTTCAGGAAGTGAATAGTGATTATGAAGCCAAGCGTTATAATAATATGACCTTGCGAATGCCTACGATCCACGAAGCCAGAGAAAATCTTTTTTATGACTGGCTAAAGAAAAATAATAAAGTAGGCGGACAACATAAAGTTCCCCGCCTGTCCAATTCAAGATCCTATCTTGAGGAATTACTTCAAATGAACTCACTTAAAGTGTCTTAG
- the porV gene encoding type IX secretion system outer membrane channel protein PorV codes for MNTNNIFLGLLIALSGLSAKSQELVRPVITGAPFLQVVPDARAGGMGETGVATLSDAFSQFHNPAKFLFAGEKASGVGLSYIPQFVGYANDVFHANVAYYQQLDERSALSGSLTYFSFGNVQVEEQMGNEIITQGSFVPNEMALDFSYSLKLKENFGMSVSARYIRSDITDNQSRTEVQLKTGNAVSADISGYYMSAPMESRENKWTLGFNLKNLGSKLKYADEAGFDYPLPTSLKLGGGYHIASGKNDVLSFYGEALKFLVPATDDQRNLPDNSAAGGWFSSFGDAPGGFSEEMKEVILSIGTEFNFNDNFKLRTGYITQSREKGYRNHITVGAGVAYDRFMFDFGYQAPIVNEVSFQQDKVLKFSLSFDLNARTTKNTMENTAEATAGIN; via the coding sequence ATGAATACTAATAATATATTTTTAGGCCTGTTGATTGCATTATCAGGTCTGTCAGCAAAGAGTCAGGAATTGGTGCGTCCCGTAATTACAGGGGCACCTTTCCTGCAAGTAGTGCCAGATGCCAGAGCCGGCGGAATGGGAGAAACCGGAGTGGCAACTTTATCTGACGCATTCTCCCAGTTTCATAACCCTGCAAAATTTCTTTTTGCCGGAGAGAAGGCAAGTGGAGTAGGTTTGTCCTATATACCTCAATTCGTAGGTTATGCCAATGATGTATTTCATGCTAACGTGGCTTATTATCAACAACTTGATGAGCGATCTGCCTTGAGTGGCTCGTTAACCTACTTTAGCTTTGGAAATGTGCAGGTTGAGGAGCAGATGGGAAATGAGATCATTACTCAGGGAAGTTTTGTTCCTAACGAGATGGCTCTGGATTTTTCTTACAGTTTAAAACTGAAGGAGAACTTTGGTATGTCGGTTAGTGCCCGTTACATCCGGTCTGATATTACCGACAATCAAAGCAGAACAGAAGTCCAACTGAAAACCGGGAATGCTGTGAGTGCAGATATTTCAGGATATTATATGTCTGCTCCAATGGAAAGTCGTGAAAATAAATGGACTCTTGGTTTTAATTTGAAGAATTTAGGATCTAAGCTTAAATATGCCGATGAGGCTGGATTTGATTATCCCCTTCCTACTTCTCTTAAATTAGGAGGAGGTTATCATATCGCCAGTGGAAAAAATGATGTGTTATCGTTCTATGGAGAGGCTTTGAAATTTTTAGTTCCGGCTACAGATGATCAGAGAAACCTTCCAGATAATAGCGCGGCTGGAGGCTGGTTCTCTTCCTTTGGTGATGCCCCTGGTGGGTTCTCGGAAGAAATGAAAGAGGTTATTTTATCTATTGGAACCGAATTCAATTTTAATGATAATTTTAAACTACGAACAGGTTATATTACTCAAAGCAGAGAAAAAGGATACCGTAACCATATCACCGTTGGAGCAGGAGTTGCTTATGACAGGTTTATGTTTGATTTTGGTTACCAGGCACCTATAGTGAATGAGGTGTCTTTTCAACAGGATAAAGTATTGAAGTTTTCCTTGAGTTTTGATTTAAATGCCAGAACAACGAAAAATACTATGGAGAATACAGCTGAAGCAACTGCAGGTATTAATTAG